In a single window of the Burkholderia contaminans genome:
- a CDS encoding bestrophin family protein, translating to MHLGKSYKLSEFLIWTRWNIYALFVFGTVPVILYKFLCVTWLSIPLTIVVLLGTATSFIVGFKNVQTYNRATDALEIWTEIVGKSRRWGQLARDFAGDEAISRTLIDRHLGWLTALRYELRRPRVWESTSKRYNAEYRRYYRVPEWERDIREVLLKYLSPSETAQALSSMSIATFVLNLQCSALGTLHAAGRLNTSFYMELHKTIGDFIALQSRSERFKNFPYPRQYATVSSLFVRFFCLSLPFGLLSEFNRLNDGVSGFMHGNMVWLVVPCSVAVSWMYTSLDQVGESTENPFEGGANDVPISTLCATIERDLKAMLGDPADHRCDHTIIAL from the coding sequence ATGCATCTCGGAAAATCGTACAAGTTGTCGGAGTTCCTGATCTGGACACGCTGGAACATCTATGCGCTCTTCGTCTTCGGGACTGTGCCGGTCATTCTGTACAAGTTCCTGTGCGTCACATGGTTGTCGATCCCGCTGACGATCGTGGTTCTCCTCGGAACCGCGACGTCGTTCATCGTCGGCTTCAAGAATGTCCAGACGTACAACCGCGCAACGGACGCGCTGGAAATCTGGACCGAAATCGTGGGCAAGAGCCGTCGCTGGGGCCAACTCGCGCGCGATTTTGCCGGCGACGAAGCGATTTCCCGCACGTTGATCGATCGACACCTTGGATGGCTGACCGCGCTGCGATACGAACTGCGTCGCCCTCGGGTCTGGGAAAGCACGAGCAAACGCTACAACGCGGAGTACCGCCGGTACTATCGCGTTCCGGAGTGGGAACGGGACATCAGGGAAGTGTTGCTGAAATACCTGTCGCCGTCTGAGACGGCACAGGCGCTCTCTTCCATGTCCATCGCGACATTCGTGCTGAACCTGCAATGCAGTGCGCTCGGGACGCTTCACGCGGCCGGTCGGCTGAATACGAGCTTCTACATGGAGCTTCACAAGACGATCGGGGATTTCATCGCGCTCCAGTCGAGATCAGAACGTTTCAAGAACTTCCCGTATCCGCGACAGTACGCGACCGTCAGCTCGCTGTTCGTCCGGTTCTTCTGCCTTTCCCTACCGTTCGGTCTTCTGAGCGAATTCAACCGGCTGAACGACGGCGTGAGCGGCTTCATGCATGGCAACATGGTGTGGCTGGTCGTGCCATGCAGCGTCGCGGTGTCGTGGATGTATACGTCGCTCGACCAGGTCGGCGAAAGCACCGAGAATCCGTTCGAAGGCGGTGCGAACGACGTTCCCATTTCGACGCTGTGCGCCACGATCGAGCGCGATCTGAAAGCAATGCTCGGAGATCCTGCCGACCATCGGTGCGACCACACGATCATCGCGCTATAG
- a CDS encoding Ohr family peroxiredoxin — MNDNTLQAPPLSLLDRYRGRDFQPLYMTSVTVSGGETGHGRASGVVRSDDGNLAVDLRLPTELGGPGNGTNPEQLFAAGFAACFHGALNLLEQRAGMEPADTVVEVRVSFGRDPMDGGHALLVDIRVRMPGVDQDIAEERVRAAERLCPYAKMARPATVNIVTVVD; from the coding sequence ATGAATGACAACACGCTGCAGGCCCCTCCGCTCTCCCTCCTCGACAGATATCGGGGTCGGGATTTCCAGCCTCTCTATATGACGAGCGTCACCGTGTCCGGTGGCGAGACGGGACACGGCCGCGCATCCGGCGTCGTGCGCTCGGACGACGGGAACCTCGCCGTCGATCTGCGCCTGCCCACCGAGTTGGGCGGACCCGGCAACGGGACCAACCCCGAGCAATTGTTCGCGGCGGGCTTCGCCGCGTGCTTTCACGGTGCGCTGAACCTGCTCGAGCAACGCGCCGGCATGGAACCTGCCGATACGGTCGTGGAGGTGCGGGTTTCGTTTGGCCGCGATCCGATGGACGGCGGTCATGCGCTGCTCGTCGACATCCGCGTCCGGATGCCCGGCGTCGATCAGGACATCGCGGAAGAACGGGTTCGAGCCGCGGAGCGCCTGTGCCCGTACGCAAAGATGGCCAGACCAGCCACCGTCAATATCGTGACTGTCGTTGATTGA